The following are encoded in a window of Massilia sp. R2A-15 genomic DNA:
- a CDS encoding M48 family metalloprotease yields the protein MKSKIDPPFQLLRPRRLLAAACICAIAALPVAPAAAQALGKPNNTSLPLLGDSARGDLSPVLERKLGEEIMHEIRRDRDFLDDDVILEYLNNFGSGLVATYPGARGETGADFYFFAVRDPMLNAFALPGGFIAVHSALLLAAQNESELASVLSHEIGHVTQRHIARSIGQQKQDALMPLASLILAALASKAGPDAAMGVLMGGQGLAIQRQLNFSRDAEREADRVGFQIMGASGYDVSGMVAFFQRMQAATKVYSDLTPPWLMSHPLTSERISDIQARIRETPRRARVDGLEFFLVRSRARVLQDESAQGRRDAQIAFETQLQQQSRQQKAAAQYGLAYLALKRGELARADEWLDKARATMKPPAGAVLSGGPAPSEAPQMFAALALEIKLAPGQPATQAAQTLKEAEQAHQLFPLSRGIARQYADAMIAAGKLEQAAVFLREQVRLYREEPKLYDLLAKTYAAQGKLTLQHLALAESYVLSGAVPAAVDQLGIARKAPDASFYDLAMIDARERELSERQREEKKEKKER from the coding sequence GTGAAATCGAAAATCGATCCTCCATTCCAGCTTCTGCGCCCGCGCCGCCTGCTTGCGGCGGCCTGCATTTGCGCGATCGCCGCGCTGCCCGTGGCGCCGGCCGCCGCCCAGGCCTTGGGCAAACCGAACAACACCAGCCTGCCGCTGCTGGGCGACAGCGCGCGCGGCGACCTGTCGCCGGTGCTCGAGCGCAAGCTGGGCGAGGAGATCATGCACGAGATCCGGCGCGACCGCGATTTCCTCGACGACGATGTCATCCTCGAATACCTGAACAACTTCGGCAGCGGCCTGGTCGCGACCTATCCCGGCGCGCGCGGCGAAACCGGCGCCGATTTCTATTTCTTCGCCGTGCGCGATCCGATGCTCAATGCGTTCGCGCTGCCCGGCGGCTTCATCGCCGTGCACTCGGCGCTGCTGCTGGCGGCCCAGAACGAATCGGAACTGGCCTCGGTGCTGTCGCACGAGATCGGCCACGTCACCCAGCGCCACATCGCGCGCTCGATCGGCCAGCAGAAGCAGGACGCGCTGATGCCGCTGGCTTCGCTCATCCTCGCCGCGCTGGCCTCGAAAGCGGGGCCGGACGCGGCGATGGGCGTGCTGATGGGCGGACAGGGCCTGGCGATCCAGCGCCAGCTCAATTTCAGCCGCGACGCCGAGCGCGAGGCCGACCGCGTCGGCTTCCAGATCATGGGCGCATCGGGCTACGACGTGTCGGGCATGGTTGCGTTCTTCCAGCGCATGCAGGCGGCAACCAAGGTCTATTCGGACCTGACGCCGCCCTGGCTGATGAGCCATCCACTGACCTCCGAACGCATCTCGGACATCCAGGCGCGCATCCGCGAAACGCCGCGGCGCGCGCGCGTGGACGGCCTCGAATTTTTCCTGGTGCGCTCGCGCGCCCGCGTGCTGCAGGACGAATCCGCGCAGGGCCGGCGCGATGCGCAGATCGCGTTCGAGACCCAGTTGCAGCAGCAAAGCCGCCAGCAAAAGGCGGCGGCGCAGTACGGCCTGGCCTACCTTGCGCTCAAGCGCGGCGAACTGGCCAGGGCGGACGAATGGCTGGACAAGGCGCGCGCCACAATGAAGCCCCCCGCCGGCGCGGTATTGTCGGGCGGGCCGGCGCCGTCGGAGGCGCCGCAGATGTTCGCCGCGCTGGCGCTGGAAATCAAGCTGGCGCCGGGCCAGCCGGCAACGCAGGCGGCGCAGACGCTGAAGGAAGCCGAACAGGCGCACCAGCTGTTCCCGCTTTCGCGCGGCATCGCGCGCCAGTACGCGGACGCGATGATCGCCGCCGGCAAGCTCGAGCAGGCCGCCGTCTTTTTGCGCGAGCAGGTGCGGCTGTACCGCGAGGAGCCGAAACTGTACGACCTGCTCGCCAAGACCTACGCGGCGCAGGGCAAGCTGACCTTGCAGCACCTGGCGCTGGCCGAGTCGTACGTGCTGAGCGGCGCGGTGCCGGCGGCGGTCGACCAGCTGGGCATCGCGCGCAAGGCGCCCGACGCCTCGTTCTACGACCTGGCCATGATCGACGCGCGCGAACGCGAGCTGAGCGAACGTCAGCGCGAAGAGAAGAAGGAAAAGAAGGAACGCTAG
- the moaC gene encoding cyclic pyranopterin monophosphate synthase MoaC has protein sequence MSKATTHDSGLTHFDSTGQAHMVDVGAKADTQRVAVAAGTIRMKPETLALIVSGTAKKGDVLGIARIAAIMAAKRTSDLVPLCHPLALTRVTVDFEVDQGASSVHCRAQVETFGKTGVEMEALTSVQVGLLTIYDMCKAVDRGMVMTNVRVLEKHGGKSGDWTAHLDS, from the coding sequence ATGAGCAAAGCAACCACCCACGATTCCGGCCTGACCCATTTCGACAGCACCGGCCAGGCCCACATGGTCGACGTCGGGGCCAAGGCCGACACCCAGCGCGTGGCCGTCGCGGCGGGCACCATCCGCATGAAGCCGGAGACGCTGGCGCTGATCGTGTCGGGCACGGCGAAAAAAGGCGACGTGCTGGGCATCGCGCGGATTGCCGCCATCATGGCCGCCAAGCGCACCAGCGACCTGGTCCCGCTGTGCCATCCGCTGGCGCTGACACGGGTGACGGTGGACTTCGAGGTGGACCAGGGCGCCAGCAGCGTCCACTGCCGCGCGCAGGTGGAAACCTTCGGCAAGACCGGCGTGGAAATGGAAGCGCTCACTTCGGTGCAAGTTGGCCTGCTGACGATCTACGACATGTGCAAGGCGGTCGACCGCGGGATGGTGATGACCAATGTGCGGGTGCTGGAGAAGCACGGCGGCAAGTCGGGCGACTGGACGGCGCACCTCGATAGTTAG
- a CDS encoding PIN domain-containing protein yields the protein MTAQVIFDTNILIDATKGFKEALDELAHWDDPTISCLTWVELYAGADAADRPTLDAFMKRFDFKVIPINERIMEIAAQLMSDRRRNGPKIALADAIIIATAEVEGLVVITRNTRDFKTNVRVPYQLETQSVITVVNHNPPGESPLPPRKGRPPTITVIR from the coding sequence ATGACAGCTCAGGTCATCTTCGACACCAATATCCTCATCGATGCGACAAAAGGCTTCAAGGAGGCGCTGGACGAGTTGGCCCATTGGGACGATCCGACAATCAGCTGCCTCACTTGGGTGGAACTGTATGCCGGAGCCGATGCGGCAGACCGGCCGACACTCGATGCTTTCATGAAGCGATTTGACTTCAAAGTCATTCCGATCAACGAAAGAATCATGGAAATCGCAGCGCAGCTGATGTCGGACCGACGCCGCAATGGGCCGAAGATTGCACTGGCTGACGCGATCATCATTGCGACCGCCGAGGTTGAAGGCCTTGTCGTCATCACGCGCAACACGCGGGACTTCAAAACCAACGTCCGCGTACCTTACCAGTTAGAAACGCAATCCGTCATCACTGTCGTCAACCACAACCCGCCCGGCGAATCGCCACTCCCGCCGAGAAAAGGTAGACCGCCAACCATCACTGTGATCCGGTAA
- a CDS encoding flagellar brake protein: MDNEQGTQKPQELEFEAMNLQVGGRLQFLTYRSIKPVQHFSTLIGYVKDEYMIVKIPTDNGVPIALSEGEKLTIRVFSGVTVCSFDCTVARVFGRPLLYAHITFPTSIHGTSLRAAMRVKVDIPAQVTGSRMGSAPINCFLVNLSVTGALIESPRRLPSNDEMVTLQFSLTAPGDKQVAVSTRATIRNVNVLQPSSDRLEVFTYGVQFVELDPSHQMLVQNMTYEALIADRQKIV; the protein is encoded by the coding sequence ATGGACAACGAGCAGGGTACGCAAAAGCCGCAGGAACTTGAATTCGAGGCCATGAACCTGCAGGTCGGCGGGCGCCTTCAGTTCCTGACGTACCGCAGCATCAAGCCGGTTCAGCACTTTTCAACGCTGATCGGCTACGTCAAGGACGAGTACATGATCGTCAAGATCCCCACCGACAACGGGGTGCCGATCGCCTTGTCCGAGGGCGAAAAGCTGACCATCAGGGTGTTTTCCGGCGTGACCGTCTGTTCGTTCGACTGCACCGTGGCGCGCGTGTTCGGCCGCCCGCTGCTGTATGCGCACATTACCTTCCCCACCTCGATCCACGGCACCAGCCTGCGCGCGGCGATGCGCGTGAAGGTGGACATTCCGGCGCAGGTGACCGGGTCGCGCATGGGTTCGGCGCCGATCAACTGCTTCCTGGTAAACCTGAGCGTGACCGGGGCGCTGATCGAATCGCCGCGCCGCCTGCCGTCGAACGATGAAATGGTGACGCTGCAGTTTTCGCTGACCGCCCCTGGCGACAAGCAGGTTGCCGTATCCACCCGCGCCACCATCAGGAACGTCAATGTGCTGCAGCCTTCGTCCGACCGGCTCGAGGTGTTCACCTACGGGGTGCAGTTCGTCGAACTCGATCCGTCGCACCAGATGCTGGTGCAGAACATGACCTACGAAGCGCTCATCGCCGACCGCCAGAAAATCGTCTAG
- a CDS encoding O-antigen ligase yields the protein MTTQQFLPLSGTLQLCAGIGVIALFADGHDEQRLWQLALYAVLAAGALLRGLPGLLNAPEQRGLRWSLAGFFACGAVSALFAFSARHALLEMAMLLMLLLASLFIAQEISRNRTAGLALVLQTCAIGCAAYALKVALLYTAAVSNHIQPGVEIFAPGFSNYRFLNHAQTVALPLLVLLCVLVKSRIARCGVFALTAFWWALLFLTTGRGTMIGIAAGCVVALVLRRRHAYGYCKAMVVTACGGLAIYALLFALLPMALGLGPAGLLGAVAQRTAIDPTSARLPLWTRALELIAAHPVLGAGPMHFGHYAIDIQNGAHPHNWILQIGAEWGIPGLLFLCAAIGYALRSLLRTAPRIAAGDAGNQHMLAAWIAIGAAILVDGLVSGLLVMPVSQLWIALYIGCAAGWTLSLRGSGSGGERRRANLLPGAVLMLLAAAGIAIGVAPELPQRVRNEPLSAREAAMYNGYGHPRIWLAGYF from the coding sequence TTGACGACGCAACAATTCCTGCCGCTGTCCGGAACGCTGCAGCTCTGCGCCGGGATTGGCGTCATCGCATTGTTCGCCGACGGGCATGACGAGCAGCGGCTCTGGCAGCTCGCCCTGTACGCCGTGCTCGCCGCCGGGGCCTTGTTGCGCGGCCTGCCTGGCCTGCTGAATGCGCCGGAGCAGCGCGGTCTGCGCTGGTCGCTCGCGGGATTCTTCGCCTGCGGCGCCGTCTCCGCGCTGTTTGCATTTTCGGCGCGCCACGCGCTGCTGGAGATGGCGATGCTGCTGATGCTGTTGCTCGCTTCGCTATTCATCGCCCAGGAAATCTCGCGCAACCGCACGGCCGGCCTGGCGCTGGTGCTGCAAACCTGCGCCATCGGCTGCGCTGCTTACGCTCTGAAAGTGGCGCTGCTGTACACCGCCGCCGTGAGCAACCACATCCAGCCGGGCGTGGAGATCTTCGCGCCGGGATTCAGCAACTACCGATTCCTCAATCACGCCCAGACGGTCGCGTTGCCGCTGCTGGTGTTGTTGTGCGTGCTGGTGAAATCGCGGATCGCCCGTTGCGGGGTCTTCGCCCTCACCGCGTTCTGGTGGGCGCTGCTGTTCCTCACCACCGGGCGCGGGACCATGATCGGGATCGCGGCCGGCTGCGTCGTGGCCCTGGTCCTGCGCCGCCGCCACGCGTACGGCTACTGCAAGGCGATGGTCGTGACCGCGTGCGGCGGACTGGCGATCTACGCGCTGCTGTTCGCCCTCCTGCCGATGGCGCTCGGGCTCGGTCCTGCCGGCCTGCTTGGCGCTGTGGCGCAGCGCACGGCCATCGACCCGACCTCGGCGCGATTGCCGCTGTGGACGCGCGCGCTGGAACTGATTGCCGCGCATCCTGTGCTCGGCGCCGGCCCGATGCATTTCGGCCATTACGCCATCGACATCCAGAACGGCGCGCATCCGCACAACTGGATCCTGCAGATCGGCGCCGAATGGGGCATACCGGGACTGCTGTTCCTGTGCGCCGCGATCGGCTACGCGCTGCGCTCGCTGCTGCGCACCGCGCCGCGCATTGCGGCCGGTGACGCCGGCAACCAACACATGCTGGCGGCCTGGATCGCCATCGGCGCGGCCATCCTGGTGGACGGCCTGGTCTCGGGCCTGCTCGTCATGCCGGTGAGCCAATTGTGGATCGCGCTGTATATCGGCTGCGCGGCCGGCTGGACGCTGTCGTTGCGGGGAAGCGGAAGTGGAGGGGAGCGGCGCCGCGCGAACCTTCTGCCGGGTGCGGTGCTGATGCTGCTGGCGGCGGCGGGAATCGCCATCGGCGTTGCGCCCGAGCTGCCGCAACGTGTGCGCAATGAGCCGCTGTCGGCCAGGGAGGCGGCGATGTACAACGGCTACGGCCACCCGCGCATCTGGCTGGCGGGATACTTCTGA
- a CDS encoding pilin, with protein MKMVKKAQAGFTLIELMIVVAIIGILAAVAIPAYSDYTVKAKIANALSSAGSLKTAVALCGQENGDVANCNTANTAANLPAFTPTKEVTGATITGAGVVTLTLADIGKNTSGKTIIMTPTVGTSAVTWTNTSSMTATDNSAAYNAIIKNNPPAAASGT; from the coding sequence ATGAAAATGGTCAAGAAGGCACAAGCTGGTTTCACCCTGATCGAATTGATGATCGTCGTGGCGATTATCGGTATCCTGGCGGCAGTGGCAATTCCTGCATACAGCGACTACACCGTCAAGGCCAAGATCGCCAACGCCCTGTCGTCGGCTGGTTCGCTGAAGACCGCAGTAGCCCTGTGCGGCCAGGAAAACGGCGATGTTGCCAACTGCAACACCGCAAACACCGCGGCTAACCTGCCAGCGTTCACCCCAACCAAGGAAGTCACCGGCGCAACCATCACCGGCGCTGGCGTAGTCACCCTGACCTTGGCTGACATCGGCAAGAACACCTCCGGCAAGACGATCATCATGACCCCGACCGTCGGCACCTCGGCAGTGACCTGGACCAACACCAGCTCGATGACCGCCACCGACAACTCGGCCGCCTACAACGCCATCATCAAGAACAACCCACCAGCAGCAGCTTCGGGTACCTAA
- a CDS encoding FHA domain-containing protein, translated as MSKLIISRNKEVVRQVELTERRMTIGRHPDNDIVIANGAVSARHVAITRRGDQAVLEDLGSSNGTFVNGQRVAQAVLAPGDRAAIATYEVQFLAQEAPPAPAPLGCIEILNGASAGKTLSLQKPLTTLGSPGVLVVVISRHPDAYYIAQVQGDAVGRVNADAVTAVPRALRDGDVLELTGTRMRFAAKNC; from the coding sequence ATGTCCAAACTGATCATATCGCGCAACAAAGAGGTGGTGCGGCAAGTCGAGCTGACCGAGCGCCGCATGACGATCGGCCGCCACCCGGACAACGACATCGTCATCGCCAACGGCGCCGTCAGTGCGCGCCATGTCGCCATCACCCGCCGCGGCGACCAGGCGGTGCTGGAAGACCTGGGCAGCAGCAACGGCACCTTCGTCAACGGCCAGCGCGTGGCGCAGGCGGTGCTGGCGCCGGGCGACCGGGCCGCCATCGCCACCTACGAGGTGCAATTCCTGGCGCAGGAGGCGCCGCCGGCGCCGGCGCCGCTCGGCTGCATCGAGATCCTCAATGGCGCCAGTGCCGGTAAAACCCTGTCGCTGCAAAAACCGCTGACGACGCTGGGCAGTCCCGGCGTGCTGGTGGTGGTGATCAGCCGCCATCCGGACGCCTACTATATAGCGCAGGTCCAGGGCGACGCGGTGGGCCGCGTCAACGCCGACGCCGTCACCGCCGTCCCGCGCGCGCTGCGTGATGGCGACGTGCTGGAACTGACCGGCACCCGGATGCGCTTCGCCGCCAAAAATTGCTGA
- the sucD gene encoding succinate--CoA ligase subunit alpha, with product MSILINKDTKVITQGITGKTGQFHTRMCRDYANGKAAFVAGVNPKKAGEDFEGIPIYANVSEAKAATGATVSVIYVPPAGAAAAIWEAVEADLDLAICITEGIPVRDMMALKDRMAKAGSKTLLLGPNCPGLITPDEIKIGIMPGHIHKKGRIGVVSRSGTLTYEAVGQLTALGLGQSSAVGIGGDPINGLKHIDIMKMFNEDPDTDAVIMIGEIGGPDEANAAYWVKENMKKPVVGFIAGVTAPPGKRMGHAGALISGGADTAQAKLDILEECGIKATKNPSEMARLLKAML from the coding sequence ATGTCGATCCTGATCAATAAAGATACAAAAGTCATCACCCAGGGGATTACCGGCAAGACCGGCCAGTTCCACACCCGTATGTGCCGCGACTACGCGAACGGCAAAGCCGCTTTCGTCGCCGGCGTGAACCCGAAGAAGGCCGGCGAAGACTTCGAAGGCATTCCTATCTACGCCAACGTGTCGGAAGCGAAAGCCGCCACCGGCGCGACCGTGTCGGTGATCTACGTGCCGCCAGCGGGCGCCGCCGCCGCGATCTGGGAAGCCGTCGAAGCCGACCTCGACCTGGCGATCTGCATCACCGAAGGCATTCCTGTGCGCGACATGATGGCGCTGAAGGACCGCATGGCCAAAGCCGGCTCGAAGACCCTGCTGCTGGGTCCTAACTGCCCAGGCCTGATCACCCCGGACGAAATCAAGATCGGCATCATGCCGGGCCACATCCACAAGAAGGGCCGCATCGGCGTCGTCTCGCGTTCGGGCACCCTGACCTATGAAGCAGTCGGCCAGCTGACCGCACTGGGCCTGGGCCAGTCGTCGGCAGTGGGCATCGGCGGCGACCCGATCAACGGTCTGAAGCACATCGACATCATGAAGATGTTCAACGAAGATCCGGATACCGACGCGGTCATCATGATCGGCGAAATCGGCGGTCCTGACGAAGCCAACGCTGCGTACTGGGTCAAGGAAAACATGAAGAAGCCGGTGGTTGGCTTCATCGCCGGCGTCACCGCGCCACCGGGCAAGCGAATGGGCCACGCCGGCGCGCTGATCTCGGGCGGCGCCGACACCGCGCAAGCGAAGCTGGATATCCTGGAAGAGTGCGGCATCAAAGCCACCAAGAATCCATCGGAAATGGCGCGTCTGCTGAAGGCCATGCTGTAA
- the sucC gene encoding ADP-forming succinate--CoA ligase subunit beta translates to MKIHEYQGKEILRKFGVTVPRGIPCMTVEEAVKAAETLGGPVWVVKAQIHAGGRGKGGGVKVAKSLEQVKEYADQIMGMQLITHQTGPEGQKVRRLLIEEGADIKQELYVSMVTDRVSQRVVLMASSEGGMDIEEVAHSHPEKIHSIAIDPAVGLTDAEADDISAKIGVPAGSIADARVQLQGLYKAYWETDASLAEINPLVITGSGKVIALDAKFNFDSNALFRQPEIVAFRDLDEEDPAEVEASKFDLAYISLDGNIGCLVNGAGLAMATMDTIKLFGGEPANFLDVGGGATAEKVTEAFKIMLKNPGLKAILVNIFGGIMRCDVIAEGVITASKAVQLQVPLVVRMKGTNEDIGKKMLADSGLPIIAADTMEDAAKAVVAAAAGKA, encoded by the coding sequence ATGAAGATCCATGAGTATCAAGGCAAGGAAATCCTCCGAAAGTTCGGGGTGACGGTACCGCGCGGCATTCCGTGCATGACCGTGGAAGAGGCCGTCAAAGCGGCTGAAACGCTGGGCGGACCGGTCTGGGTCGTCAAGGCGCAGATCCATGCTGGCGGCCGCGGTAAAGGCGGCGGCGTCAAGGTCGCCAAGTCGCTCGAGCAGGTCAAGGAATATGCCGACCAGATCATGGGCATGCAGCTGATCACCCACCAGACCGGCCCTGAAGGCCAGAAGGTCCGTCGCCTGCTGATCGAAGAAGGCGCCGACATCAAGCAGGAACTGTACGTGTCGATGGTCACTGACCGCGTTTCGCAGCGCGTCGTGCTGATGGCCTCGTCGGAAGGCGGCATGGACATCGAGGAAGTCGCTCACTCGCATCCTGAAAAAATCCACTCGATCGCGATCGATCCGGCCGTCGGCCTGACCGACGCCGAAGCGGACGACATCTCCGCCAAGATCGGCGTGCCGGCCGGCTCGATCGCCGATGCGCGCGTTCAGCTGCAGGGCCTGTACAAGGCTTACTGGGAAACCGATGCATCGCTGGCCGAAATCAACCCGCTGGTCATCACCGGTTCGGGCAAGGTCATCGCCCTCGACGCGAAGTTCAACTTCGACTCGAACGCGCTGTTCCGCCAGCCTGAAATCGTCGCCTTCCGCGACCTGGACGAAGAAGATCCGGCCGAAGTCGAAGCATCGAAATTCGACCTCGCCTACATTTCGCTCGACGGCAACATCGGCTGCCTGGTCAACGGCGCCGGCCTGGCCATGGCGACCATGGACACCATCAAGCTGTTCGGCGGCGAGCCTGCCAACTTCCTCGACGTGGGCGGCGGCGCGACGGCTGAAAAAGTCACCGAAGCGTTCAAGATCATGTTGAAGAACCCGGGCCTGAAAGCCATCCTGGTCAACATTTTCGGCGGCATCATGCGCTGCGACGTGATCGCAGAAGGCGTGATCACCGCATCGAAGGCCGTGCAGCTGCAAGTGCCGCTGGTTGTCCGCATGAAGGGCACCAACGAAGACATCGGCAAGAAGATGCTGGCCGACTCCGGCCTGCCGATCATCGCCGCCGATACGATGGAAGACGCAGCGAAAGCCGTTGTCGCCGCTGCCGCTGGTAAAGCCTAA
- a CDS encoding DUF2889 domain-containing protein, translated as MPLSPPVRRALRHTRAIHVDAFAREDGLWDLDARISDVKVNDIQLASGLREGGDPVHDLNLRITINRDLVIVDAEAASDKVPYPGYCDTIAPAYKSLVGLSLMNHFRLHLKDRLAGVLGCTHLTELALVLPTAAIQAYANDVIKTRDGDAVDDSPERPFQLDRCHALRVDGPAVARYYPRWALKVVNS; from the coding sequence ATGCCCTTGTCTCCACCTGTTCGCCGCGCTTTACGGCATACCCGCGCGATCCACGTTGACGCCTTTGCGCGCGAGGATGGCCTGTGGGATCTCGACGCGCGCATCAGCGACGTGAAGGTCAACGACATCCAGCTCGCCTCCGGCCTGCGCGAAGGCGGCGACCCGGTGCACGACCTGAACCTGCGCATCACGATCAACCGCGACCTGGTCATCGTCGATGCCGAAGCGGCCTCCGACAAGGTGCCGTATCCCGGTTATTGCGACACCATCGCGCCGGCCTACAAGAGCCTGGTCGGCCTGTCGCTGATGAACCATTTCCGGCTGCACCTGAAGGACCGCCTCGCTGGCGTGCTCGGCTGCACCCACCTGACCGAACTGGCGTTGGTGCTGCCGACCGCCGCCATCCAGGCCTATGCCAATGACGTCATCAAGACGCGCGACGGCGATGCGGTCGATGACTCCCCTGAACGTCCATTCCAGCTCGATCGCTGCCATGCGCTGCGCGTCGATGGTCCCGCCGTTGCCCGCTACTATCCGCGTTGGGCACTGAAAGTCGTCAATAGTTGA
- the recX gene encoding recombination regulator RecX produces MAAPQLSLKGRALRFLSMREHSRLELGRKLAKYAEEGDDVNALLDFLEQNNWLSQERFSESLIHRRGARYGNNRIVAELQQHGVKGEALAELKAGLADTEAARAAEVWQRKFGEVATDAAGRAKQMRFLLTRGFSQSAVRKAIKGSDDEFE; encoded by the coding sequence ATGGCTGCGCCCCAGCTGAGCCTGAAGGGCCGGGCATTGCGCTTCCTGTCGATGCGCGAGCACAGCCGGCTCGAACTGGGGCGCAAGCTGGCGAAGTATGCGGAAGAGGGCGACGACGTCAATGCGCTGCTCGACTTCCTCGAACAAAACAACTGGCTGTCGCAGGAACGCTTTTCCGAGTCGCTGATTCACCGGCGCGGAGCGCGCTACGGCAACAATCGCATCGTCGCCGAACTGCAGCAGCATGGCGTCAAGGGCGAAGCGCTGGCCGAGCTCAAGGCGGGGCTGGCCGACACCGAAGCGGCGCGCGCCGCCGAGGTCTGGCAGCGCAAGTTTGGCGAAGTGGCGACGGATGCGGCGGGGCGCGCGAAGCAGATGCGCTTTTTGCTCACGCGCGGCTTCTCGCAGTCGGCGGTGCGCAAGGCCATCAAGGGCAGCGACGACGAGTTCGAATAG
- the recA gene encoding recombinase RecA has translation MDDKKNVLNAAEKGKALAAALAQIEKQFGKGSVMRMDGNAPVEEVQTVSTGSLGLDIALGVGGLPRGRIVEIYGPESSGKTTLTLQTIAQMQKLGGTCAFIDAEHALDVGYAQKLGINLSELLISQPDTGEQALEICDALVRSGSVDLVVIDSVAALTPRAEIEGDMGDSLPGLQARLMSQALRKLTGSINRTNTLVIFINQIRMKIGVMFGSPETTTGGNALKFYASVRLDIRRTGSIKSGDEVIGNETKVKVVKNKIAPPFKEAHFDILYGAGTSREGEILDLGADNKIVEKSGSWYSYNGERIGQGKDNARLFLVERPALAREIENKVRAALGVRELPPVAGEEAAKPAAKLKAVAE, from the coding sequence ATGGACGACAAGAAAAACGTATTGAACGCCGCAGAAAAAGGCAAGGCGCTGGCAGCGGCGCTGGCGCAAATCGAAAAGCAGTTCGGCAAGGGCTCGGTCATGCGCATGGACGGCAACGCGCCGGTCGAAGAAGTGCAAACAGTCTCCACCGGTTCGCTCGGCCTGGACATCGCGCTGGGCGTGGGCGGCCTGCCACGCGGCCGCATCGTCGAAATCTACGGCCCTGAATCGTCGGGCAAGACCACGCTGACCCTGCAGACCATCGCGCAAATGCAAAAGCTGGGCGGCACCTGCGCCTTCATCGACGCCGAGCACGCGCTGGACGTGGGCTACGCGCAAAAGCTGGGCATCAACCTGTCCGAGCTGCTCATCTCCCAGCCCGACACCGGTGAGCAGGCGCTGGAAATCTGCGACGCGCTGGTGCGTTCGGGCAGCGTGGACCTGGTCGTCATCGACTCGGTGGCCGCGCTCACGCCGCGCGCCGAAATCGAAGGCGACATGGGCGACTCGCTGCCGGGCCTGCAGGCGCGCCTGATGTCGCAAGCGCTGCGCAAGCTGACCGGCTCGATCAACCGCACCAACACGCTGGTCATCTTCATCAACCAGATCCGCATGAAGATCGGCGTCATGTTCGGCAGCCCGGAAACCACCACCGGCGGCAACGCGCTCAAGTTCTACGCATCGGTGCGCCTGGACATCCGCCGCACCGGCTCGATCAAGTCGGGCGACGAAGTGATCGGCAACGAAACCAAGGTCAAGGTCGTCAAGAACAAGATCGCGCCGCCGTTCAAGGAAGCGCACTTCGACATCCTGTACGGCGCCGGCACCTCGCGCGAAGGCGAAATCCTCGACCTGGGCGCCGACAACAAGATCGTCGAAAAGTCCGGCTCGTGGTACAGCTACAACGGCGAGCGCATCGGCCAGGGCAAGGACAACGCCCGCCTGTTCCTGGTCGAGCGTCCGGCGCTGGCGCGCGAGATCGAAAACAAGGTGCGCGCGGCGCTGGGCGTGCGCGAGCTGCCGCCGGTTGCCGGCGAAGAGGCAGCGAAGCCGGCCGCCAAGCTGAAAGCCGTGGCCGAGTAA